The genomic stretch GAGCGCTCCCGCTCGGGCCGCCGCCGGGTCGTGCTGCCCGAGGGCACCGAGGAGCGGGTGCTGCGCGCCGCCGACGTCCTGCTGCGCCGCGACGTGTGCGACCTGACGCTGCTGGGCGAGGAGAAGGCGATCCGCAAGCGCGCCGCCGACCTCGCCATCGACCTGGCCGACGCGCAGATCACCGACCCGCAGACCTCGCCGCTGCGCGAGCGCTTCGCCGAGCTGTACGCCAAGCTGCGCGCCCACAAGGGCGTCACCTACGAGCTGGCGTACGACGTGGTCGCCGACGTGTCGTACTTCGGCACCCTGATGGTGCAGGAGGGCCTGGCCGACGGCATGGTCTCCGGCGCGGTGCACTCCACCGCGGCCACCATCCGCCCCGCCTTCGAGATCATCAAGACCAAGCCGGGCGCGCAGATCGTCTCGTCCGTGTTCTTCATGTGCCTGGCCGACCGCGTCCTGGTCTACGGCGACTGCGCCGTCAACCCGGACCCGAACGCCGAGCAGCTGGCGGACATCGCCATCCAGTCGGCGACCACCGCCGCGCAGTTCGGCGTCGAGCCGCGGATCGCGATGCTGTCGTACTCCACCGGCACCTCCGGCTCCGGCGCGGACGTCGACAAGGTGCGCAAGGCCACCGAGATCGTCCGCGAGCTGCGCCCGGACCTGCTGGTCGAGGGCCCGATCCAGTACGACGCGGCCGTGGACGCCGCGGTGGCCAGGACCAAGCTGCCGGACTCCGAGGTCGCCGGCCGGGCCACCGTCCTGGTCTTCCCCGACCTGAACACCGGCAACAACACCTACAAGGCCGTGCAGCGCTCGGCGGGCGCGGTCGCCGTCGGCCCGGTCCTCCAGGGCCTGCGCAAGCCGGTCAACGACCTCTCGCGCGGCGCGCTGGTCCAGGACATCGTCAACACCGTGGCCATCACGGCCATCCAGGCGCAGGGCGCGGCACCGGGCGGCTCGCCCGCCGCCGGCGTCTGACGCCCCCGCCCGTCCCCCCACCACCAACCGAAAGCTGCTTCATGACTGCCAACGCCACCCGCGTCCTCGTCCTCAACTCCGGCTCCTCGTCGGTGAAGTACCAGCTGCTCGACATGCGCGACGGGTCCCGTCTCGCCGTGGGCCTGGTCGAGCGGATCGGTGAGGAGACCTCGCGCCTGGCACACACGCCGCTGGCCACCGGCGGTGACAAGAGGGAGCGCGAGACCCGGATCGCCGACCACGACGAGGCCCTGAAGGCGGTCGCCGACGAGCTGGCCGCGGACGGGCTCGGCCTGGACTCGCCGGAGCTGGCGGCGATCGGGCACCGGGTGGTGCACGGCGGGCTGAAGTTCACCGAGCCGACGGTGATCGACGACGCGGTGCTCCAGGAGATCGAGCGGCTGGTGCCGGTGGCACCGCTGCACAACCCGGCGAACATCACCGGTATCAGGACGGCCCAGGCGCTGCGGCCGGACCTGCCGCAGGTCGCGGTCTTCGACACCGCCTTCCACACCACAATGCCGGAGCACGCGGCGCGCTACGCCATCGACGTGGAGACGGCCGACGCGCACCGCATCCGCCGCTACGGCTTCCACGGCACCTCGCACGCGTACGTCTCGCGCAAGACCGCCGAGCTGCTCGGCAAGGCGCCCGAGGACGTCAACGTCATCGTGCTGCACCTGGGCAACGGCGCCTCCGCCTCGGCGGTCGCGGGCGGCCGCTGCGTGGACACCTCCATGGGCCTGACCCCGCTGGAGGGCCTGGTCATGGGCACCCGCTCGGGTGACATCGACCCGGCGGTGGTCTTCCACCTCAAGCGGGTGGCGGGCATGGACGCGGACGAGATCGACGTGCTGCTCAACAAGAAGAGCGGCCTGATCGGGCTGTGCGGCGACAACGACATGCGGGAGATCCGGCGCCGGATCGACGAGGGCGACGAGCGGGCGGCGCTCGCCTTCGACATCTACATCCACCGGCTGAAGAAGTACATCGGCGCCTACAGCGCGGTGCTGGGCCGGGTGGACGCGGTGGCGTTCACCGCGGGCGTCGGCGAGAACGCCGCCCCGGTGCGCGAGGCCGCGGTCAAGGGGCTGGAGGAGCTGGGGCTGGCGGTGGACGCCGACCTGAACTCCGTACGGTCGGACGAGGCGCGGCTGATATCGCCGGAGTACGCGCGGGTCGCGGTCGCCGTCGTCCCCACCGACGAGGAGCTGGAGATCGCCAACCAGACGTACGCCCTGGTCAGCAACTGACCCGCGGCACCACCGGCCGGGCGCCGACGGCAGCCGTACGGCGCCCGGCCGGTCCCTCGCTTCCGGGCACCCCAGCCCAAATTATTCCGCTCCGAAACAAACGATAGGATCGATCCCATGCGCCGTTCCAAAATCGTCTGCACCCTGGGCCCCGCCGTCGACTCCTACGACCAGCTGAAGACGCTGATCGAGGCCGGCATGAACGTGGCCCGTTTCAACATGAGCCACGGCACCCACGCGGAGCACGAGGAGCGCTACCACCGCGTCCGCAAGGCCGCCGAGGAGACCGGCCGCGCCGTGGGCGTGCTGGCCGACCTCCAGGGTCCGAAGATCCGCCTGGAGACCTTCGCCGACGGCCCCGTCGAGCTGGTGCGCGGTGACGAGTTCGTCATCACCACCGAGGACGTGCCGGGCGACAAGACCATCTGCGGCACGACCTACAAGGGCCTGCCCGGTGACGTCTCCAAGGGCGACCCGGTCCTGATCAACGACGGCAACGTGGCGCTCCAGGTCGTCGAGGTGGACGGCCCGCGGGTGCGCTGCATCGTCATCGAGGGCGGCGTGATCTCCGACCACAAGGGCATCAACCTGCCCGGCGCGGCGGTCAACGTCCCGGCGCTGTCCGAGAAGGACATCGAGGACCTGAAGTTCGCCCTGAACATGGGCTGCGACCTGGTGGCGCTGTCCTTCGTGCGGGACGCCAAGGACGTCAACGACGTGCACCGCGTCATGGACGAGGTCGGCCGGCGCGTACCGGTGATCGCCAAGGTGGAGAAGCCGCAGGCGGTCAACAACATGGAGGAGGTCGTCGCGGCCTTCGACGGCGTCATGGTCGCCCGCGGTGACCTGGCCGTCGAGTACCCCCTCGAAAAGGTCCCGATGGTGCAGAAGCGCCTGGTGGAGATGTGCCGGCGGAACGCCAAGCCGGTGATCGTGGCGACCCAGATGATGGAGTCGATGATCACCAACTCGCGGCCCACCCGCGCCGAGGCGTCCGACGTCGCCAACGCGATCCTGGACGGCGCCGACGCGGTCATGCTCTCCGCCGAGTCCTCGGTCGGCCAGTACCCGATCGAGACCGTCAAGACGATGTCGAAGATCGTCGAGGCGGCCGAGGAGGAGCTGCTGTCCAAGGGCCTGCAGCCGCTGGTCCCGGGCAAGAAGCCCCGTACGCAGGGCGGCGCGGTGGCCCGCGCGGCCGCCGAGATGGCCGACTTCCTCAACGGCAAGGCCCTGGTCGCCTTCACCAAGTCCGGCGACACCGCCCGCCGCCTGTCGCGCTACCGCGCGGCCCAGCCGATCCTGGCCTTCACCACGGACGCCGCCACCCGCAACCAGCTCGCGCTGAGCTGGGGCGTGGAGACCTTCGTCGTGCCGCACGTGGAGCACACCGACGAGATGGTCGACCTGGTCGACGCCGAGCTGCTGAAGCTCCAGCGCTACAACGACGGCGACACCATGATCATCACCGCCGGCTCGCCCCCCGGCGTCCCCGGCACCACCAACATGGTCCGCGTCCACCACCTGGGCGGGGACCGCGGCTGACGCGACGGTGTGACGTGCTGCGCGGCGCGCACGACTGAACGCGGCGGTGGGCCGCATCCCCTCGGGGGTGCGGCCCACCGTCATGCCGGTGCGGTACGGCTCACCCCGTGATCGACTGATGCAGCCCCGGGATCGTCAGGGTGCCGCCGAACTGGCCCGCCTGGGTGATCTTGACCTTGGTGAAGTAGGCGAAGGGGACGTTGATCGGCGGCGGGTGCTCCGGGTCGAAGACGATCGGGATCAGGCCGAAGAGGTTGCCCTGGAGGCGTTCGGTGTACATCGTGACCTTGCCGCCCCGGATCGTGGAGGTCGAGCCCGCCGCCGCCTGGACG from Streptomyces albofaciens JCM 4342 encodes the following:
- a CDS encoding acetate kinase, coding for MTANATRVLVLNSGSSSVKYQLLDMRDGSRLAVGLVERIGEETSRLAHTPLATGGDKRERETRIADHDEALKAVADELAADGLGLDSPELAAIGHRVVHGGLKFTEPTVIDDAVLQEIERLVPVAPLHNPANITGIRTAQALRPDLPQVAVFDTAFHTTMPEHAARYAIDVETADAHRIRRYGFHGTSHAYVSRKTAELLGKAPEDVNVIVLHLGNGASASAVAGGRCVDTSMGLTPLEGLVMGTRSGDIDPAVVFHLKRVAGMDADEIDVLLNKKSGLIGLCGDNDMREIRRRIDEGDERAALAFDIYIHRLKKYIGAYSAVLGRVDAVAFTAGVGENAAPVREAAVKGLEELGLAVDADLNSVRSDEARLISPEYARVAVAVVPTDEELEIANQTYALVSN
- the pyk gene encoding pyruvate kinase, with protein sequence MRRSKIVCTLGPAVDSYDQLKTLIEAGMNVARFNMSHGTHAEHEERYHRVRKAAEETGRAVGVLADLQGPKIRLETFADGPVELVRGDEFVITTEDVPGDKTICGTTYKGLPGDVSKGDPVLINDGNVALQVVEVDGPRVRCIVIEGGVISDHKGINLPGAAVNVPALSEKDIEDLKFALNMGCDLVALSFVRDAKDVNDVHRVMDEVGRRVPVIAKVEKPQAVNNMEEVVAAFDGVMVARGDLAVEYPLEKVPMVQKRLVEMCRRNAKPVIVATQMMESMITNSRPTRAEASDVANAILDGADAVMLSAESSVGQYPIETVKTMSKIVEAAEEELLSKGLQPLVPGKKPRTQGGAVARAAAEMADFLNGKALVAFTKSGDTARRLSRYRAAQPILAFTTDAATRNQLALSWGVETFVVPHVEHTDEMVDLVDAELLKLQRYNDGDTMIITAGSPPGVPGTTNMVRVHHLGGDRG